In a single window of the Nitrospirota bacterium genome:
- a CDS encoding beta-lactamase family protein, whose protein sequence is MKRFPKIIIFVTVLLILVIITLYYLAPHPPRVPEQVNNVHEIDAFFERLVASGSPPGLSAAVVKDGRLVYNRAFGYADGPRGIQAVPETVYHWWSMTKIPTVVAILQLMEQGKLGLDDPVTRHLPWFNVIYPSDHSPVVTIRHLIQ, encoded by the coding sequence GTGAAAAGATTTCCAAAGATAATTATCTTCGTTACTGTCTTACTCATTCTCGTCATTATCACCCTATATTATCTTGCACCGCATCCGCCTAGGGTGCCGGAGCAGGTAAACAATGTCCACGAAATAGATGCCTTTTTTGAAAGGCTTGTTGCATCCGGCAGTCCGCCCGGGTTGTCTGCAGCAGTGGTTAAAGATGGCCGTCTTGTTTACAACCGTGCCTTTGGCTACGCTGATGGTCCGCGGGGCATACAGGCCGTGCCTGAGACCGTCTATCACTGGTGGTCCATGACAAAAATCCCCACAGTCGTTGCCATACTTCAATTGATGGAACAGGGTAAACTGGGGCTCGATGACCCGGTAACGAGGCATCTGCCATGGTTTAATGTAATCTATCCTTCGGATCACAGCCCTGTTGTGACTATTCGCCACCTGATTCAGC